GGCCTTCTTGCTGTTGCTAGTTCCAGCATTAGCACTCCATAGCTATAAACATCACTCTTTTCTGTCAACTGCTGGGTCATGTAATATTCAGGATCCAAGTATCCCTGGCAGAATAACAACGAAATAAGCTTCCATCAGATATACCTCTGATAAAGTATAAAAGCAGAAACAACCCTCACTTCTTTTGGAATTGAATTAGGTTCAAAACCAAATTATAAAAGTGGAGAAgcattcaaattatttaaagtttcgcaacttataaatttattatctactCTAAACGAAGATGTGTGCTGGTTCATAAAGTAGGAGTCATAGCATTCTATACAAACCATTGTCCCTTTGACTTGAGTAGTGACATGGCCCCTTTCACTATCAACAAGAAGTTTGGAGAGACCAAAATCAGCAACTTTTGCATTGAGGTGATGATCAAGTAAGATATTGCTAGATTTGATGTCCCTGTGTATGATTGGTGGGTTAGCAAGTTCATGAAGATAAGCCAGACCCCTGGCTGCACCTAATGCTACTTTAAGTCTCCTTATCCAATCCATCCAGATCCCAGACTTTCCTGTATTGGTAAAGTCAAGTGAAGAAAATTAGTTAAGTAATGAAACAGGAAACTTGATGGACTTTGgcttaattgaatttttttaattggttgTAATAACAGTATATTCGTGTAACAAAAGCCCAAATCCTTAGGTTGTAAATAGTTGCAGTCCCGCAGAAGGTAACGCAGCAAATTCTTATCAGAGTCTCCTGACACTGATTTCTAGTCTTGAAATTGGATTAAGTTCAGTGTTATTTATCTCTAAGTTTGAATTAAATTCAGGATCTAAACAGGTCCCATTTATTGTGAAGGATTTCTTTCTGATCTGGTAATTGATACTGGTTTGATGAGGCTTATAATTCACCACCGAATGCTAAATAATATTGACACTAAGACCAATTGTGGTGATTCACAATGAAATGGGAAAATGAGTAGCCTACTTGTTTATAGTCaagaaatgaaatataaattaacagATGAAAATTTGTAGTCACGTCATCCCCATCATACATTTGAGTCTCATACAGTACGGCATATATGAAGGGTGAAGGAATTGAAAGTACCTGAGAGACTGTCCATTAAAGTGCCATTGGGAATGTACTCATACACCAGCATTTGTTCACCCTTCTCAAAACAGAAACCCACAAGACTAACGAGATTCTTGTGATGGACCCTTGATAGAAGTTCAATCTCGGTTTTAAACTCAACAGCACCCTGCATAGATTCTTTTGCAGCCCGTTTGATAGCAACCAACTCCCCAGAGGGAAGAGTTCCTTGGTAGACCTTGAGAAAGAGGACTAATTAGATAACTATTTGGGAAAATTACTTGGTTATTTCTGACACTAGAGTGAAAATATGAGAATTTCTTTCAGGAACATCAAAGGAGTAGGACAATAGgatgttttttaaataagaaaaaaaaaaaaggaaagtcATAAGATGCCATTAGCAAAAAACCTGTCCATAGCCTCCAGATCCAATAGTATTGGTTTCTGAGAAGTTGTTGGTGTATTTCCTTAGGTCATCAAAAGCAAACCATCGTCCTCCTTTCAACTGAGGAGCAGTGCCACTATTCTTATTCTGTTCCCAGTTAGCTGcatttaaaattacattgaaTCAGTAAAAGACTACTTGAGAAGTCCTTGCAAGGAACAAAATTCGGCCAAGGCTGCAGCAGTCACTTCTTACCAAAAGGGTTCAACCCTGCAGATCTTTCTGCTCTTCTTTTCTGGCGAATGGCATACATCCCTGCAAGGGATGCTAGTACAATAAAGGCCACAACAGCTACTACAGCACCAACTATAATCCCGGTATGTGATGATTTTGATCCTTTTGGTTCTCCTAATTGACGTAAAGAATGAGAGTTAGAGGGAGAAAGGGCACTGCAAAATAGGACTGACAAAGCGTTCAGTATTTGTAGTTCATCTCACCTCCTGTGTAATCATAATTAGCACCCTTGAAGATGTATGGGGAGAAGAACTCTGGGGGCTTATAAATTTGGTTGCTAAGCAGAAAAGCAATGGATAAAACTCCAGTTGAATTGAAACGATCGCTTTGCGAAGGGAAGACTTGGAGAGTCAATTCAAAGTTATCAGAAGTAGAATTTCTCATGGGGTTACTAAGAGCAACTGAATCCACTGGAAGGCTTTGGTTTCGGAAAGTATCCATCAGAGACTGCTCAAGCTCCCTATAGTAACTTGCGTCACTGAAGTTTGAGAAACTAAGAGCTCTCGATATAAGAAGTCCAGTATAGGGAAATGCACATATACAATTTGGGCTGGCAATCTGATCATCAGAACTGCAAGATGGAGGAGAACAATTATTGGATGGTGTTGAATAAAATGAGGGATTTGGTGCTGCTTCTTGGCAGTAACTATTCTGAGAAGATCCACTTTCACGACAAACTGGGTTGTTAGCTAGTCTGCAAAACCATAAAACAACTGCCTCAGTTTTGAATCCATGCAAATGgctgaacattttttttatagagaAAAAAGGGATATCATAAATAATGAGGCTTGCCTTATTTCAAAACTTGGTAGATTGTTTTGCGGGTCAATCTCTGTTATTTCATTAGTCTCCAAATTTATGAGTTGCAGACTTTTGCTGTAGCTACTGAGATTTAGCGTGCCACCGAGCCGGTTCTGCCCAAGTATCCTGTTACCATATTTCAATAATCATATTCATCATTTGCTCAAGCCTCACTTTTTAGGAACATGTCATTCGTTTTATTCATAGCTAAAATGAAATCctgtttctatttttctttttttcaccaCAACAATGAGTATCTTATTCAAGAAGTAATGTCATTGGAAAGATTCAGAAACAAATAATGGGAAGGAAGGAACAACATACACTGTTGTCAGTGCTGGCAGACCTGAAACCCATGAAGGTATATTAGAGGAATTGAAAGCATTGTCGCTCATGTCCCTGCAGATAGTTTTCCATAAAAGACGAAAAGTAAAAAATCTTGTATCATGCATGAATCATATGCTCAAGTGTAGAATGCTGTTGTATAATTTGagtggagagaaaaaaaaaaattggcaacATGATTAAATTTTACTGAGTTAAACTTTTGTTGAAATAAGTTGAATGAAAAGTGTCACTGTTTTATACTTACACGTAGGTGAGACTATTCATTCCAGTAAAATCGGGCAAACTGCCATTCAGCTTATTGTGAGATAAATAGCTGCAAAAATAAAGTCCATGCCTCGCCTTAGCAAAGTTGATTCTATAGGAAAACTGAGacattttttcatataaacatgAAGTTAAATAGTGcatgtttctttaattttcttacATCTCACTTAGTTTTCCGAGTCTGCTTAAGGTTGTCGGCACTCCCCCTGTTAATCCATTCTTGTCTAAGCGCCTGCGGtccaaagaaaatattaaatataaggaAAATATTTGTGACCGTAACCATTGGACACTGTTTAAAATATACTTACAGAACTTCCAATGTCCCCACAGAACTAATGGAACTAGGAACACTTCCCTCTAGTTGATTGTGGTCAAAAAGCCTGGCAAAAGAGTACAAGGGTCAAAAATTCATTTGAATGATTGTCTCAAGCCattatataattgtaaaattcgAAACTGTACAAGATGTAATGAAGCTTACACGTGTTCCAGAATCATACTGGAGTTGAAAAGTTTTTCTGGTATTGTACCAGTGAGCTTATTGCTCCCCATATGGCTGCAATCAGTGAACATAATGTTAGGGAACTGGGAAATATCCAACCACGTTATGTGTTGATATGAAGTGAAATTTAACAGTGAGAATTGACATACAAGTGTTGTGCCTTAAGGAGCAGGTCAAGGCCTGGTCGTCCTTGGTCATCAGAGACAGGGATAGTCCCTTCAAGCTCGTTTTCAGCAAGATCAAGCCAATTGATATTTGTTAGATTGCCAAGAGAGCGAGGTATATTTCCACTGAACTTGTTAGAGTTCAATGCTCTGCATGAAAAGCAACACATAATTTACCATGAATTAGTCAATTAAAAAGTAACATTAAAGTTCCAGATTAAGTTAGACACTTTTAGGAACTGAACATTATTATATCAAGGGTGCACCCCTAGCATAACATGTtccatatttttatatgaaacatCATTTTTGGATACATTCGAAAAAGATGAACTCTGATGGAATCCTTACAGAAAGGTCAGCTGCGTTAGAGATCCTATTGAATCTGGAATCGGACCAGAGAAACCACAACCAACCAATGATCTGAAAAACAGTTAAAAAGCATCCTAAATTTTGTAAGGGAAAATTTCGGTTTGTATGAAAATCATTTGATAGAAAATAAAGTGCCTAGCTTACAGGGATTTTAGGTTTTTCATATTTCCAATTTCTGCTGGAATTGTTCCCGTCAAACCTGTGTTGTAAGAAAGATCCCTACATGAACAGAAACAACATCTTATTAAGTGAGCTTCCACAGAAACAACATATACCGTTTTCACTTTAAATACAACTTTGAATCTAATTCAGTTCTAAAAACCAGTTTGTAAAATAGGAATTGTAATTGGTTTATATACTTCAGTTTGACTATAGTGAAGTATACAACAATAAGTTCAGTTTAGAAGAATGTTATCCAACAAATCACCACCAGCTCAGAAACACAGATATAATGTTATATAAGAATTACGCACAGAGTGTCTAGTTCAGATAAAGATTCAATTGCAGAAGATAGTTGGCCACCAATATTCAAGCCTGGAACTCTCCTGAAAATAATAGCAATCCATTcagatatattttatatttaaacaataGAATGTATGAAACAAGTTTTCATATCAATTTGGAGAAGCTAAAGAAACCAAGAACTAACAATTGGGTGATTCTTGTATTGCTGCAACGAATTCCATCCCAGCCACTGCAAGGATCTTGACCCACCCAACTTTGTGGCTTGTTACTCCAGGATTGTGTAAGGGAGTTTAGTGCAGAATCTACAGCCATACCATTTACATTGAAAATTGtcaaaagaaattgaat
This portion of the Vigna unguiculata cultivar IT97K-499-35 chromosome 6, ASM411807v1, whole genome shotgun sequence genome encodes:
- the LOC114187651 gene encoding probable leucine-rich repeat receptor-like protein kinase At5g49770, with the protein product MDQRHKVILLQLLLFQVLLVASQTDSRDYSALNSLTQSWSNKPQSWVGQDPCSGWDGIRCSNTRITQLRVPGLNIGGQLSSAIESLSELDTLDLSYNTGLTGTIPAEIGNMKNLKSLSLVGCGFSGPIPDSIGSLTQLTFLALNSNKFSGNIPRSLGNLTNINWLDLAENELEGTIPVSDDQGRPGLDLLLKAQHFHMGSNKLTGTIPEKLFNSSMILEHVLFDHNQLEGSVPSSISSVGTLEVLRLDKNGLTGGVPTTLSRLGKLSEIYLSHNKLNGSLPDFTGMNSLTYVDMSDNAFNSSNIPSWVSGLPALTTVILGQNRLGGTLNLSSYSKSLQLINLETNEITEIDPQNNLPSFEIRLANNPVCRESGSSQNSYCQEAAPNPSFYSTPSNNCSPPSCSSDDQIASPNCICAFPYTGLLISRALSFSNFSDASYYRELEQSLMDTFRNQSLPVDSVALSNPMRNSTSDNFELTLQVFPSQSDRFNSTGVLSIAFLLSNQIYKPPEFFSPYIFKGANYDYTGGEPKGSKSSHTGIIVGAVVAVVAFIVLASLAGMYAIRQKRRAERSAGLNPFANWEQNKNSGTAPQLKGGRWFAFDDLRKYTNNFSETNTIGSGGYGQVYQGTLPSGELVAIKRAAKESMQGAVEFKTEIELLSRVHHKNLVSLVGFCFEKGEQMLVYEYIPNGTLMDSLSGKSGIWMDWIRRLKVALGAARGLAYLHELANPPIIHRDIKSSNILLDHHLNAKVADFGLSKLLVDSERGHVTTQVKGTMGYLDPEYYMTQQLTEKSDVYSYGVLMLELATARRPIEQGKYIVREVMRVMDTSKDLYNLHSILDPTIMKTRPKGLEKFVMLAMRCVKEYAAERPTMAEVVKEIESIIELVGLNPNSESATTSETYEEAGGGKAQHPYREEDFSYSGMFPSTRVEPQ